The sequence below is a genomic window from Elusimicrobiales bacterium.
GGCCGCCGTTGCGGAATCCGCGCGCGGCGTTCTCTTTCATGCCGCGAATGGTGTCGCTGGACAGGTTGAGCGAATAAAATTCGTCCACCGCTTCCAGCATGGCTTCCATCAGATGGCCGGACGGGCTGTCGTCTATCGGCTCGTTGATTGAAATGACATCCACGCCATGTTTGCGCAGCAATTTCTTGTAAAGAATAGAGTCCTCGCGGTTTCGCGCGAACCGCGAGAATTTCCAGACCAGAATCACATCAAACGGTTTGTTGGTCAATTTCGCGGAATAAATCATTTCCTGAAATTTAGGCCGGTCGGCAGTGCGGGCTGATTCGGCTTCGTCCACATATTCCGTCGCCACAGGCCATCCTTTTTTCAGAGCGTATTCGCGCAAAGCCTTCAGCTGGGCCGGAATAGACAGGTCCTTGTCCGCCTGCCCTTGCGAAGACACTCTTGCGTATAACGCCGCTTTCATAGATGCTCCGTTTGCTACTTCGCCGCCTTGAAATATGCGGCCAGCAGCTTTGCCGTCAGTTCGCTTTTGCCGCCGATGTGCCAGTCCATGTTCTTTTCCGGGACGAGGGTGGATTTGTAGTCGTAGATGGCGAACTCCAAGCCGTTGATTTTGCCGACCCATTCAATCTTGCTTTTGCCGCTGGGAAATGCGAACGGGCGGGGCTTGCCGAATACGCGGACCAGCTCGGCGTATGTCGTGCCGTCGGGCATGTAGCCGACGAGGCTTATGCCGGTTTCGGGGCCTTGGCCCATTCTGATTTCCACATCTACGGATAATCGGATTTTCATAGCGTCTCCGTTAAAATTCCGCGTTTGTGATTTTGCCGGTTTCGGCGTCGCGGACGGTGTAATAGCGTTTGCTGTTCCGCCAGTTGCCGTCTATGAATTGCTCCTCTATGGTGATGCTCCATTTCGCCTTCGGCAGGGTTTTGCGGACTATCTCCAGCTTTTGGAGTGCGACGGGGATATAGTCTTCGGTCATGCCGGTCAGGGCGACGTCTTCCACGTACATCTCCGAGCCGTTTTGCCTGAGGCTCAGGTAGCGCGATTTCAGCGTTTTGCCGGTCATATTGCCTCCTGTACTTTTATCTGCGCGACTGTTTTTCCGTTGTGCCGGATTATAAACCGGATGCGGCTTTTGGCGTTGCGGACTTCGGGGCGGCGGGCTTGCGCCTCGGCGAATGCCCGTGCTCCGTCTATTGTGCCGAACACACCTATTCTGCGGCGTATCGTGCAGCGGAATTCCGTGCCGTCTAACACCGTCGAGACCACTGTCACGTGGTATTTCGCCTGTCTGCCCGTCGTTGCCGTCGTCGTTTTCATATCATCCTCCTCACCTGAAGGGTACAAGGACTTCCGCCGAACATCAAGGCCTTTCTGACGCTGTTTCCCGTCTGAAAAACAGGCGAAGGAAAGCCTTGATTTCTGCGCGAATGAGCTGTACCTTCAGTGGTGACGGGAAGCAAAATTCCAAAACGGGAGGCGACATTATGAAAGCGCGCGACGCGAAAGTCGGACATAAATACCTGACGCAAAAAGGCACGGCGGCGACGATGACCGGCCACAAGGACGGCAAAATAGTGATGACGCTGGCCAGCGGAATCGTGTTCCGGTGCGGGCCGGATTACGAACTGAAGCCGGTGAATTGCGCCGACGGCAAGGCGCATAATCCCAAAGCCGGGCAAAAGGACAATGCCGCGCAAACCGGCAAAGCCGCAAAGGTTGTGACCGCGCCGGAACAGAAAAACACCGACGGAGGAAACGACATCGGCGCAACTGCCGCCAAGCCGCCGCACGGCGTATCGCTGGCGTCCATCATAGACCCGTTCCTGCTCAGCGGCGGACATACCGTGGGCGACATCGCCATTGAAGTGCGGAATAAAGCCGGTAACGCCGCGCAAGGCAAAGATGTTGAAGCCAACGTGCGCGCCCGCATGGTGACGTATACCCGCAAAGGCTGGCGCGTCGTCAAGGACGAGAACAAGCGCGTCAAGGTCGTTCAGGGGAAAGTGTAATCGCATAAATTATTCCGCAAAGTGTCGGCCCGCCCGGCCCCATAAACCGGGCGGGCTTTGCGTTCACGCGCTCGCGGGCAGGATTTTGCCCAGCCAGTCTTTTCCGACCAGCTTGTTGAGCGCGGATACAACCGCGTCTATCACCCAGCCGATGAGCATTCCTTCTATGCTTTCCGGCAGGAACGGGATATCTATCAGCGCGTTGAGGACGGCGACCGCCAGCGTCTTCTTGTCCGAGCCTTTCAGGCCCTCGTCCTGCCCGACGCCTTCGACCAGTTTCACGACGTCCGGAATGGTTTCCGCCGCATCCTTGAGGCTTTTCACGGCCTTGATTTTGTCCTTCACCGCACCCAGCCCGTCCAGCAATTCCTTTGCCTTCGCTTCGTAGTCCATTGTTGCCTCCTGTTTTTTGCTTTGAATATAACTTTCAGACTTGTCGCCGTCCGTTTCTTGTGATAGACTATATATGGAGACGGCCCCGCTCCCAGAAGGATTGAAACTCGGGGCCCATTTTTTTGCCTTCTTTTTCACCTCAAACCAGCCGGACATATACGCTGTCCTTGAATGCCAACACCTCGCGTTTACTGCCGGTGCTGGCGTGAATCCATCGTGAGCCGCCGCGCTGCTCGTCAATAAGCTGGCCGAACGGGATGCCGGATGTTTTCCACAGCCAGTTGAACGCGTCGTCTATGCTCACGCCTTTCACCTCAAAATCCGCCGCTTGGCCCAGCGTATGCTGGCTTGACGCGCTGCCGCCGATGGCGGCGTTCAATTCGTAGCACCGGAAACCGGAATGGATAATCACCGGCTTGTCGTAATGCGTCCGCACAGGCTCAAGAATCAGGCGGCACAGGCCGGTAAGGTCGGCGGTATAGCAAGACCCTTTCCGACGGTTCAATTCCTGAAACTCGGCTTTGTCCGTGCGCGTCAGCTCAAAGAACGTGAAATGCTCCGTCAGGTTGAAGTCGTTCATTTGCCGCTCCATTTAAGCCCCAGTTGGAATATGGCGTTCACGGCCAGCGTGATGCCGCCTACGAGCCATGAAATTCTGGTCTTCACCGCCCGCATTTCCTCGGCGAGGCCGACCTGCCCGTTGCCGTTTACCGTATGCTCAAGCCGCGATACTCGCCCGTCGTTGGCGGCCTTGTCCTGCGCGTAACCGGCAAGATGCGCGTCCTGTTTGGCCTCTATGCGGGCCAATCGTTCAAGTATTTCATCGAGTTTGCTCATATCACGGCCCTCCTCCGCTGGTTTGGCCTTGCCATTGACCGGCGGCTGTTCCCGTCGCAAGGAACACCTCATACGGCGCATCCGTCGCTATCGCCATGCACGGCAATGCGGCGCAAGCCAACCCCTGCAACTGGGCATGCGTTTTTGCGCCGTAGAATGTCGCGCCGCCGAACACCCCCGTCCCGGTGATGGCTATCGTTGACGCGCTGATGCCGTAGGTTTCCGTGATGGTTTTTGTGAACGTGTTTACGCCGGTGAAGGTTTGATTGGCGTTGAGCAGCGGCACATTCGCGCTTAACCGCGCGTCCGCGACCGTGCCGCTGGCGAGGTTGGCGGCATTCAGACTGGTCAGTGCGCCGCCCGCTCCGGTGAAGCTGGCTGCCGTTACCGCGCCGGTGAATGCGCCCGTCGCGGCGGCGATTCCGTAGGCTTCGGTTATGGTGTTTGCAAACGCCGTTCGTCCGGCGTTGGATACTGATACGGCGGGGGCGGTTCCTGCTGTATCAGTTGAAACGACAAGCAAGTACGGGAATGTCCCGTTGGGCCGTACGTCCAGCACGGCGTTGGGGGCGTACTGGCTGTTGCCGACGAGGACGCCTCCGGCGTTTAGCGCGATGTCGCCGGGCGCATCCACCTGCACAGCCCGGCCCGCGCCGTTGTTGTTTATATGCAATCTTGCGTTGGGGACGGCGGGGCTGCCGATGATGAGCCGTCCCAAATCCGCGCCCTGATAATACGCCGCGTTCGGCGGCGAGAAGTTTGACGTCCACCTTGCCGCGCCGATGTCTATGCGCAACTCGTCCATGTAGACCGCGCTGGCGGTCGTGGAGCTATCCGTCGCGCGGGTCTGCTTTGCGCCAATATATGCGCCCGCGCTGACATCCAAATTCGCGCCCGTGCAGATATTGACCAGCTTTGAAACCCCGTCGACATACAGGTTGATTCCGCCCGCGTAAGTCGCCCGGACAAGCGCGACGTGATGCCAGCCGCCGTTATATGTCCCCCAGACGATATAGGAGGCTATGCCTGCGCAGCCGGGGCCGGAAATCATCAGGTAATCGTTGCCGTTGTAGTTGGTGTGCGACATGGCCAATGCGTTCACTGATGCGGCGTTATACATATCCAGCCCGCCGGTCGTCGTCCAGTTCGGGTTCAGCACGATAAACGCCCGCGCGGCCTGCCATGCCGGACAGCCGACGGTGTAAACCCAGAAGTCTATCGTGAATGTCTGCGAGCTGATTTGCGGCATAGACGATATATGCGCGCCGTCGTTCCAATGCGTCATGTAAAGCGACGCGGAGCCGAACTTTTTGTTGGTCTGCGTCAGATACGCCGCGTTGACGATGGTGAATGTCGCGGGCGAGACCGAATCGGGGATAGCCGTCGCGCCCTCCGCGCCGTCCGTATGCGCCATGACCGCCGTGTTGGGGCTGTAGGCTATGTTCAAATCCCCGCCGATTGCGACGTCGCCGTTGTAGGTGTTTATGATACCCGCGCCTGTGTTGGTGGCGACATTGACGACGGCGGCGTTCACCGCGCCGGAAAACGCCCCCGTCGCCGCCGCTACGCCGTAAGTCGCCGACACGCTGCCCGCATTCAACGTGCCCGTGAACGCGCCGCTTCGTGCAGCTATCGGCCCCTGCACGGTCGCCGAAGACTTGAGCGTGATGCCGTTTGCGGTTATCCGCCCGCCATTGCCTTGCAGGATGATTGACGTCGCGCCGCCTACGGACGGGTACAGAAGTTCCTGTCCGACGAGCGTCATCGTCGCTTTGCCCGTCGGTGTGGACACGGTTACGCCGTAATACTGCGCCTGCGCCGGTCCCGCCAGAAATATCAGCAGCCAGACTATTCGTTTCATGATTAACCAACCTCCTCTGTTGAAGTTGCCGCGCCGCCGAGGACGATAAACCCGCCGTCGCCCTGCGTCGGGTCGCCGCAGTAAAACATCCGTTGCTTCAAATCCGCCGCCCAGCAGTCGAAACACTTCGCCGGATTCGCGGCGGCGTAACCCTTCAGTTCCTCATACGTCCCCGACTTGAACGCGATGCCGCCGACGTCCAGATAGTTGAAATTTGCCATCAGGATATCCGCGTCCGGGGTATCGCCG
It includes:
- a CDS encoding D-Ala-D-Ala carboxypeptidase family metallohydrolase produces the protein MNDFNLTEHFTFFELTRTDKAEFQELNRRKGSCYTADLTGLCRLILEPVRTHYDKPVIIHSGFRCYELNAAIGGSASSQHTLGQAADFEVKGVSIDDAFNWLWKTSGIPFGQLIDEQRGGSRWIHASTGSKREVLAFKDSVYVRLV